In Pseudoalteromonas sp. MM1, a single window of DNA contains:
- the yidD gene encoding membrane protein insertion efficiency factor YidD, whose translation MRLLKPLVAIPKRCLVLFIRGYQMWISPLLGPHCRFNPSCSHYAIQAINLHGFVKGSWLALKRILKCHPLHSGGEDPVPEKLTRINHQHEK comes from the coding sequence ATGAGGTTACTTAAACCACTTGTTGCTATTCCAAAGCGTTGTTTAGTGTTATTTATCCGCGGTTATCAAATGTGGATAAGCCCATTACTAGGCCCGCATTGTCGTTTTAATCCAAGCTGCTCTCATTACGCTATTCAGGCAATTAATTTGCATGGATTTGTAAAAGGGAGTTGGTTAGCACTTAAACGCATATTAAAATGCCATCCTTTACATTCAGGCGGAGAAGATCCCGTTCCTGAAAAATTAACCCGTATTAACCACCAACACGAGAAATAA